The DNA segment TACGAGGCGGACGCGGCGACCTTCTCGCCCTACCTGGGGCTGGGCGCGCTGGTGAAGACGATTGAGCGGGCGCGCGCGTCCGGCGCCTGCGCCTTCCTGGTGGTGCGCTCGTCCAACCCCGAGGGCACGTCGCTGCAGACGTCCACCGGCGCCGACGGCCGCACCGTGGCCGAGGCCCTGGCGGACGGCATCCGCGAGCTGAACGAGCAACCCGGCAACGGCGCGCCGCCGGTGGTGGGCGCCGTCATGGGCGCCACCCTGCCCCCTTCCGACAGGAGCGTCGTGGAGCGGCTGGGCGGCGCGCTGATGCTCACGCCCGGCATCGGCGCGCAGGGCGCGGGCTTCGACGACCTGAAGCGGCTGTTCGCCGGCCGCGAGGCCCAGGTGGTCCCCACCGCCACGCGCTCCGTGCTGGAGGCCGGGCCGGACACCGCGTCGCTGCGCGCGGCGCTGGAGCGGCACCTGGAGCCCGCCCGCCGCTTCCGCGAGACTACTGCGCGCCCATCATGAACTGGTCCACGTCGACCTGGTTCTTGTCGGGCACGGCGTCCTTGGGCTCGGTGCCCTTCTTGAAGAACATCAGCTCGGAGTTCTTGGCGCCGGGCTGCGCAATCTTGCCCGTCTTCTTGTCGATGTGGAGCCGGACCAGGTCCATGGACTGCCACGGGAAGAACTCGGACTGCGGCCGGCCCTCCAGGGCGCGCTTCATGTAGTCGAGCCAGATGGGCAGCGCGGCGCGGCCACCCGTCTCGTAGCGGCCCAGCGGGTGCGGGTTCAGGTCGTAGCCCACCCACGCCACCGTGACGAGGTCCCGGGTGTACGCGGCGAACCACGCGTCGAACGAGTCGTTGGTGGTGCCCGTCTTGCCGGCGGCGGGCTTGCCCAGCCTGGTGGCCGGACCACCGGTGCCCTGGAGCACCACGCCGCGCAGCAGGTGCGTGAGGATGAAGCCCGTCTCCGGGCTCATCACCTGCTCACCCGGCTCGAACAGGCGCGCATAGCCGGCGGCCACGCGGTCCTGCAGGGGCGCCCACGCGTCGTCGAAGGC comes from the Pyxidicoccus xibeiensis genome and includes:
- the pyrF gene encoding orotidine-5'-phosphate decarboxylase yields the protein MTSPQSFAQRFTLLAEQRSPFCLGIDPSKDLLTRWGLPDTARGLADFCERLADAAGARVAVVKPQSAFFERHGPAGLEVLQRVMKHFKSVGTLTLLDVKRGDIGSTMDAYAETLFGAGSAYEADAATFSPYLGLGALVKTIERARASGACAFLVVRSSNPEGTSLQTSTGADGRTVAEALADGIRELNEQPGNGAPPVVGAVMGATLPPSDRSVVERLGGALMLTPGIGAQGAGFDDLKRLFAGREAQVVPTATRSVLEAGPDTASLRAALERHLEPARRFRETTARPS